A single genomic interval of Cucumis sativus cultivar 9930 chromosome 5, Cucumber_9930_V3, whole genome shotgun sequence harbors:
- the LOC101214010 gene encoding chloride conductance regulatory protein ICln isoform X2 codes for MTMGLRPYTQRTGNGLGSPSFDVDQGEVLMHVLPAVGIVFDNRPPEFPGTLYISSRQVVWLSDVIMAKGYAVDFLSMSLHAVSTDPEAYTSPCLYVQIDTGDDEELENSDSECHGEESENFDLAAVREMRLVPSNPNELETLFEIFCQCAELNPEPTGDEEEEEHNWFFGADQLEQMPVAGDDEEQFSSIPPSSIGHSNGDHDQLARTVLQLQINDRRFEDADEMEPENNGKHC; via the exons ATGACAATGGGACTAAGGCCTTACACCCAGAGAACTGGCAATGGCTTGGGATCGCCTTCTTTCGACGTTGATCAAGGCGAGGTTCTCATGCACGTATTGCCGGCTGTCGGCATCGTATTCGATAATCGGCCTCCCGAGTTCCCCGGCACTCTCTACATCTCCTCCAG GCAAGTGGTTTGGTTGAGTGATGTGATCATGGCAAAAGGTTATGCAGTTGATTTTCTGTCCATGTCATTGCATGCAGTTTCAACAGACCCAGAGGCCTATACATCTCCTTGTTTGTATGTTCAG ATTGATACCGGGGATGATGAAGAGTTAGAGAATTCAGATTCAGAATGTCATGGTGAAGAGTCTGAGAATTTTGACTTAGCTGCAGTTAGAGAGATGAGGCTTGTACCTTCGAATCCTAACGAAT TAGAAACTCTGTTCGAGATATTCTGTCAGTGTGCTGAGCTTAATCCTGAACCAACTGGAG atgaagaagaagaagagcacAACTGGTTTTTTGGTGCCGATCAGTTGGAACAGATGCCAG TAGCAGGAGATGACGAAGAACAATTCTCCTCTATTCCACCAAGTTCGATCGGCCACTCAAATGGAGATCATGATCAACTAGCTCGCACAGTGCTTCAG CTTCAAATCAATGATCGACGTTTTGAGGACGCAGATGAGATGGAACCTGAAAACAATGGTAAGCATTGTTAG
- the LOC101213765 gene encoding 40S ribosomal protein S20-2: MAYAAMKPTKPGLEDAQEQIHKIRITLSSKNVKNLEKVCADLVRGAKDKRLRVKGPVRMPTKVLNITTRKSPCGEGTNTWDRFELRVHKRVIDLFSSADVVKQITSITIEPGVEVEVTIAD, encoded by the exons ATGGCGTATGCAGCAATGAAGCCTACGAAGCCTGGTTTGGAGGACGCACAAGAGCAGATCCACAAGATTAGGATCACTCTTTCCTCCAAGAATGTGAAGAACCTTGAAAAGG TTTGTGCTGATTTGGTTCGGGGTGCCAAAGATAAGAGACTGAGGGTCAAAGGACCTGTGAGGATGCCAACTAAAGTCCTGAACATCACCACAAGGAAATCTCCCTGCGGTGAAG GTACCAACACATGGGACAGATTTGAACTTCGTGTCCACAAGCGAGTCATCGACCTCTTTAGCTCTGCTGACGTTGTTAAGCAGATCACCTCGATCACCATCGAACCTGGTGTTGAGGTTGAAGTCACAATTGCCGATTGA
- the LOC101210685 gene encoding uncharacterized protein LOC101210685 isoform X1, which produces MSIFNFSPSCFSCFSPPPPPRRRSSHFPVTTHSSPNPITGPLAVLWFKHDLRIHDHPALHAASSQFSSLIPLYIFDSRILSRFSDQMLEILLLALESLRHSLRDRGLDLLIKFGDAESILRELVVQVKATHVFAEEEVEHELCLLMDDVSQTLSTLIRSPDLTIWRTPFYDIKCCIYQSVESLPESYDEFRKLQLPVTCPLSSPTLPCLEMELDWGTMPTFDALKEFMNSTRLNEPSDEWYSIKNTTAETMVRAKFSKRGNNENNPSSRESRTERMGNSIFSTQRGKNFMMGGTEGVLNALAAYIRYNEGTSRDDWQALHEMVRNSESRDGASFIKLFGPAIHLGIISKRKAHYEAIKYEKERNAGFLSPFGYSARSVAAAVDAVLSSEWYWLMGLKSKGRRLGSYSYRNWRWNGFLVQYTVVGCDGPATLLVHGFGAFLEHYRDNIHGIAEGGKQVWAVTMLGFGRSEKPNIVYSEEMWAEFVRDFIVEVVGRPVHLVGNSIGGYIVAIVACLWPALVKSIVLINSAGSVIPGYLYLPLKKDRQVSIAAWLGARLLLSYLRVKTKDILKNCYPTRTDRADDWLINEMLRASKDPGGLVLLESIFSFDLTVPLNYLLEGLEGRVLIIQGMKDPIYNSKSLLGMLKDHCVRVTIKELDAGHCPHDELPEEVNSILCEWIVGIEST; this is translated from the exons atgtccatcttcaatttttcccCTTCTTGTTTTTCCTGCTTCTCTCCTCCACCTCCTCCCCGTCGTCGTTCTTCTCATTTTCCTGTCACAACTCATTCTTCTCCAAACCCCATCACCGGACCCCTCGCTGTTCTTTGGTTCAAACATGACCTTAGAATCCACGATCACCCTGCGCTCCATGCCGCCTCCTCCCAATTCTCCTCTCTTATCCCTCTTTACATCTTCGATTCCCGCATTCTTTCAC GGTTTTCTGATCAAATGCTTGagattcttcttcttgcaTTGGAATCCCTCAGGCATTCTCTCAGGGATCGGGGTTTGGATTTGTTGATCAAGTTTGGAGATGCGGAATCTATACTTCGTGAGCTTGTTGTTCAG GTTAAAGCTACCCATGTTTTTGCTGAGGAAGAAGTTGAGCATGAGTTGTGTTTGTTGATGGATGATGTATCTCAGACCTTGTCCACTTTGATTCGGAGTCCTGATCTAACAATTTGGAGGACGCCATTTTATGATATAAAG TGCTGTATTTATCAGAGCGTTGAGTCTTTGCCTGAATCATACGATGAGTTTAGGAAGCTTCAACTTCCTGTAACTTGTCCACTTTCTTCTCCAACATTACCTTGCTTGGAAATGGAATTGGACTGGG GTACCATGCCCACATTTGATGCCTTGAAGGAATTTATGAATAGTACTCGATTGAATGAACCGAGTGATGAATGGTATTCAATCAAGAATACAACAGCTGAAACTATGGTTCGGGCAAAATTTTCGAAGAGAGGAAACAATGAAAACAATCCCAGTTCGAGAGAATCCAGGACAGAGAGAATGgggaattcaattttttctacaCAAAGAGGAAAGAACTTCATGATGGGAGGTACAGAAGGTGTGTTGAATGCTTTAGCTGCGTACATAAGATACAACGAGGGAACGTCTCGAGATGATTGGCAAGC ATTACATGAAATGGTACGCAATTCTGAAAGTCGAGATGGAGCTTCCTTTATCAAACTCTTTGGTCCTGCCATTCATCTGGGAATAATTTCTAAAAGGAAAGCGCATTATGAGGCCATCAAgtatgaaaaggaaagaaatgcTGGGTTTCTATCTCCTTTTGGATACTCTGCACGCAGTGTTGCTGCAGCAGTTGATGCTGTTCTTTCCTCAGAG TGGTATTGGCTTATGGGTCTGAAGAGCAAAGGAAGACGATTGGGAAGTTATTCTTATCGGAATTGGAGATGGAATGGCTTTCTTGTTCAG TATACAGTTGTTGGATGTGACGGCCCTGCCACTCTTTTGGTCCATGGTTTTGGTGCTTTTTTGGAACATTACCGAGACAATATACATGGCATTGCTGAAGGTGGAAAGCAAGTTTGGGCTGTAACAATGTTGGGATTTGGGAGGTCAGAAAAGCCAAACATAGTGTATAGTGAAGAAATGTGGGCTGAATTTGTTAGAGATTTTATTGTTGAAGTTGTGGGAAGACCAGTGCATCTTGTTGGAAATTCAATTGGTG GTTATATTGTTGCCATTGTCGCTTGTCTTTGGCCCGCTTTGGTCAAATCCATTGTCCTCATCAATAGTGCTGGCAGTGTAATTCCAGGATATCTTTATTTGCCATTGAAAAAg GATAGACAGGTTTCTATTGCTGCATGGTTGGGCGCTCGACTCCTTCTATCTTATTTAAGAGTGAAAACCAAGGACATACTGAAGAATTGCTATCCTACT AGAACGGATAGAGCTGACGATTGGCTTATCAATGAGATGCTAAGAGCT TCCAAGGATCCTGGTGGCCTGGTGCTTCTAGAAAGTATTTTCAGCTTTGATCTTACGGTTCCACTGAATTATCTGTTGGAAGGATTGGAGGGAAGGGTTCTTATTATCCAG GGAATGAAAGATCCTATCTACAACTCCAAGTCTCTACTGGGGATGCTTAAAGATCATTGTGTTCGGGTTACAATCAAGGAATTGGATGCTG GGCATTGCCCACATGATGAGCTACCAGAAGAAGTGAACTCTATACTGTGTGAATGGATAGTGGGAATAGAAAGTACATAG
- the LOC101214010 gene encoding chloride conductance regulatory protein ICln isoform X1, producing the protein MTMGLRPYTQRTGNGLGSPSFDVDQGEVLMHVLPAVGIVFDNRPPEFPGTLYISSRQVVWLSDVIMAKGYAVDFLSMSLHAVSTDPEAYTSPCLYVQIDTGDDEELENSDSECHGEESENFDLAAVREMRLVPSNPNELETLFEIFCQCAELNPEPTGDEEEEEHNWFFGADQLEQMPGLSVAGDDEEQFSSIPPSSIGHSNGDHDQLARTVLQLQINDRRFEDADEMEPENNGKHC; encoded by the exons ATGACAATGGGACTAAGGCCTTACACCCAGAGAACTGGCAATGGCTTGGGATCGCCTTCTTTCGACGTTGATCAAGGCGAGGTTCTCATGCACGTATTGCCGGCTGTCGGCATCGTATTCGATAATCGGCCTCCCGAGTTCCCCGGCACTCTCTACATCTCCTCCAG GCAAGTGGTTTGGTTGAGTGATGTGATCATGGCAAAAGGTTATGCAGTTGATTTTCTGTCCATGTCATTGCATGCAGTTTCAACAGACCCAGAGGCCTATACATCTCCTTGTTTGTATGTTCAG ATTGATACCGGGGATGATGAAGAGTTAGAGAATTCAGATTCAGAATGTCATGGTGAAGAGTCTGAGAATTTTGACTTAGCTGCAGTTAGAGAGATGAGGCTTGTACCTTCGAATCCTAACGAAT TAGAAACTCTGTTCGAGATATTCTGTCAGTGTGCTGAGCTTAATCCTGAACCAACTGGAG atgaagaagaagaagagcacAACTGGTTTTTTGGTGCCGATCAGTTGGAACAGATGCCAG GACTTTCAGTAGCAGGAGATGACGAAGAACAATTCTCCTCTATTCCACCAAGTTCGATCGGCCACTCAAATGGAGATCATGATCAACTAGCTCGCACAGTGCTTCAG CTTCAAATCAATGATCGACGTTTTGAGGACGCAGATGAGATGGAACCTGAAAACAATGGTAAGCATTGTTAG
- the LOC101210442 gene encoding probable serine/threonine protein kinase IRE, translated as MSESFPSDHDPSPSAGKLRKIPPIPVRRDSKSNAGDSDSDSDADSDSDLEHDLTEEFPLQPDDSCIIMASSLGLNHIRTRSAPLPLRTSAVGTPSNLGDNSRNNVTEGTNSEPKVSSTELGKRVLWSQSKSFRHPPSVNHDFEGNHVAFGKEIQSPRFRAILRVTSGRRKRTPDIKSFSHELNSKGVRPFPLWKPRALGHLEEIMVAIREKFDRLKDDVNNELGIFAGDLVDLLDKTDHSQPELRKGLEDLLVMSRKCATISPADFWAEGEGIVQSLDDRRQELSLGVLKQAHTRILFILTRCTRLIQFRKESGYEDDHILGFHQLSDLGIYPEKIRQLEQLNFGDPLIVKEEIRQQLNLVAKDQASHIVKQDLGQNFINSAGNVELGSALSVDSSTSMRMASWKKLPSAAEKNRKDADSTGTPSRDKLELLHENEAKTGSNNQLDTPSNHVAHLEAPPKEQKLSWGIWGYHQNATFENLMICRICEVEIPTIHVEEHSRICTIADRCDLKGLTVNERLDRVATALEKILESWTPKSTPRSSDTSCGNFDTIKVSTSSMQEEVFVELSSRGVNSSCRNSEDLLDSLPVTGSNSFIESQDIFPDSSFNRQFIFTPDYSTKSTSAGTLTPRSPLLTPRSSQIELLLHGRKAISELENYQQIFKLLDIVRSIANVNDSGYGALESMLDRLEDLKYAIQDRKVDALVVETFGRRIEKLLQEKYVHLCGQIEDDKLESSHGMVDEESPVEDDTVRSLRASPVNKCSKDRTSIADFEIIKPISRGAYGRVFLARKRATGDLFAIKVLKKADMIRKNAVESILAERNILISVRNPFVVRFFYSFTCRENLYLVMEYLNGGDIYSLLRNLGCLDEDMARIYIAEIVLALEYLHSLNVIHRDLKPDNLLIGQDGHIKLTDFGLSKIGLINSTDDFSGPSISGPDSLGDNGPASLPKREHRQKQSVVGTPDYLAPEILLGMGHGVTADWWSVGVILFEMLVGIPPFNEENPQQIFDNIINRDIPWPRVPDEMSYEAHDLIDKLLTDNAVQRLGATGAREVKEHPFFKDVNWETLERQKAMFIPSAEPQDTSYFMSRYIWNPEDEDFNGGSDFDDHDLTDTCSSSSFSNLQDEDGDECGSLTDFCTSALSVKYSFSNFSFKNLSQLASINYDLVVKSSQNSPDVSKPSVP; from the exons ATGTCCGAATCATTTCCCTCCGATCATGATCCCTCTCCCTCCGCCGGAAAGCTCCGCAAGATCCCTCCCATCCCTGTTCGCCGCGATTCCAAATCCAACGCTGGAGACTCCGATTCCGATTCCGATGCCGATTCCGATTCCGATCTTGAACATGACCTTACCGAGGAATTTCCTCTTCAACCTGACGATTCCTGCATCATTATGGCATCATCTCTTGGATTGAATCACATTCGGACGAGGTCTGCTCCTTTGCCGCTACGGACCTCTGCTGTTGGCACGCCTTCCAATTTGGGAGATAATTCCAGAAATAATGTCACCGAGGGGACCAATTCTGAGCCAAAAGTTTCCTCCACTGAACTAG GGAAAAGAGTTCTGTGGAGTCAATCGAAATCGTTCAGACATCCGCCATCTGTGAATCATGATTTTGAG GGTAATCATGTAGCCTTTGGAAAGGAAATTCAGTCTCCACGGTTTCGTGCCATATTGCGTGTTACTAGtggaagaaggaagagaaCCCCGGATATCAAAAGCTTCTCTCACGAGCTCAATTCCAAGGGAGTTCGCCCTTTTCCACTTTGGAAACCTCGAGCACTTGGACATTTGGAA GAAATCATGGTGGCTATCAGAGAAAAATTTGACAGATTGAAGGATGATGTTAATAACGAACTGGGCATTTTTGCTGGAGATCTCGTAGATTTACTTGACAAGACAGACCACTCTCAGCCTGAACTAAGAAAGGGTTTAGAGGACTTACTGGTGATGTCCCGGAAATGTGCAACAATATCACCTGCAGATTTCTGGGCGGAAGGAGAAGGGATTGTCCAAAGTCTAGATGACCGGCGGCAGGAGCTGTCATTAGGGGTTCTTAAGCAAGCCCACACCCGTATACTCTTCATCCTGACACGATGTACTCGGCTGATTCAGTTCCGAAAGGAGAGTGGTTATGAAGATGACCACATTCTGGGTTTTCATCAACTCAGTGATCTAGGAATTTATCCAGAGAAAATTAGGCAGCTCGAACAACTTAACTTTGGTGATCCATTGATtgtgaaagaagaaattcGGCAGCAGCTAAATTTGGTTGCTAAGGATCAAGCCAGTCACATTGTGAAGCAAGATTTAGgtcaaaattttatcaatagtGCTGGAAATGTTGAGCTGGGCTCTGCTTTAAGTGTTGATTCATCTACAAGTATGAGGATGGCATCCTGGAAAAAGCTACCGTCAGCTGCTGAGAAGAACCGGAAAGACGCTGACTCTACTGGAACACCTTCCAGGGATAAACTTGAACTGTTGCATGAAAATGAAGCTAAAACTGGGAGCAACAACCAATTAGATACCCCATCTAATCATGTTGCGCATTTGGAAGCACCTCctaaagaacaaaaactaTCTTGGGGAATATGGGGTTATCATCAAAATGccacttttgaaaatttaatgatttGTCGGATTTGTGAGGTTGAGATTCCGACCATTCATGTTGAGGAACATTCTCGAATATGTACAATTGCTGATAGGTGTGATTTGAAAGGTTTAACAGTGAATGAGCGCCTCGACCGGGTTGCTACAGCTCTTGAAAAGATACTAGAGTCTTGGACGCCTAAAAGTACACCAAGAAGTAGTGATACTTCCTGCGGAAATTTTGATACCATTAAGGTTTCTACATCAAGTATGCAAGAAGAGGTTTTTGTTGAGCTGTCATCCAGAGGAGTAAATTCGTCATGTCGAAACTCTGAAGATCTGCTTGATTCCCTTCCTGTTACTGGCAGCAACTCCTTTATAGAAAGTCAGGATATTTTTCCTGATTCATCATTCAATCGGCAATTTATTTTCACACCAGATTACAGTACGAAATCAACTTCAGCTGGAACTCTTACACCAAGATCACCTCTTTTAACCCCCAGATCCAGCCAGATTGAATTGTTGTTGCATGGGCGAAAAGCAATATCTGAACTTGAAAATTATCAGCAG attttcaaattattggaTATTGTTCGTTCCATTGCAAATGTTAACGACTCTGGTTATGGTGCATTGGAGTCTATGCTTGATCGATTAGAGGACCTTAAATATGCAATCCAGGATAGGAAGGTGGATGCCCTTGTTGTGGAGACTTTTGGAAGGCGCATAGAGAAGCTATTGCA GGAAAAATATGTACATCTTTGTGGGCAAATTGAAGATGATAAATTAGAATCTTCACATGGCATGGTTGATGAAGAGAGTCCAGTGGAAGATGATACTGTCCGTAGTTTGCGTGCAAGTCCTGTCAACAAATGCTCAAAAGATCGTACATCTATTGcagattttgaaataattaagcCAATTAGTAGAGGGGCATATGGCCGAGTTTTTCTTGCCAGAAAAAGAGCAACTGGAGACTTGTTTGCAATAAAG GTTTTAAAGAAGGCTGATATGATTCGCAAGAATGCAGTTGAAAGTATTTTGGCTGAACGCAACATTCTTATCTCAGTTCGCAACCCTTTTGTG GTCCGCTTTTTCTACTCTTTCACATGTAGGGAAAATCTGTATCTGGTCATGGAGTACTTAAATGGTGGTGATATTTATTCCTTACTGAGAAACCTAGGGTGCTTAGACGAAGATATGGCTCGTATTTATATCGCTGAAATT GTTCTAGCTTTGGAGTATTTGCACTCCTTAAATGTGATTCACAGAGACTTAAAGCCAGATAACTTATTGATCGGTCAAGATGGTCACATTAAG TTGACAGACTTTGGGCTCTCCAAGATTGGTCTTATCAATAGTACAGATGATTTCTCAGGTCCATCAATCAGTGGACCTGACTCACTTGGAGACAATGGACCAGCATCTTTGCCAAAAAGAGAACACAGACAAAAGCAGTCAGTAGTCGGTACTCCAGATTATTTGGCTCCTGAGATACTTCTGGGCATGGGACATG GTGTAACTGCGGATTGGTGGTCTGTTGGAGTAATTCTTTTTGAGATGCTTGTAGGAATACCGCCGTTCAATGAAGAGAATCCACAG CAAATTTTTGATAATATCATTAACAGAGACATACCATGGCCCAGGGTGCCTGACGAGATGAGTTATGAAGCCCACGATTTGATTGACAA ATTGCTGACTGACAATGCAGTTCAAAGACTGGGAGCTACTGGAGCCAGGGAG GTGAAAGAGCATCCTTTCTTCAAAGATGTTAACTGGGAAACCCTTGAAAGGCAGAAG GCCATGTTTATACCATCAGCAGAGCCACAGGATACAAGTTATTTCATGAGCCGTTATATATGGAATCCAGAAGATGAGGATTTTAATGGTGGAAGTGATTTTGATGATCATGATTTGACTGATACTTGCAGCAGTAGTTCATTTAGTAACCTACAAGATGAAGAC GGAGACGAGTGTGGTAGTTTGACTGACTTCTGTACATCAGCCCTTTCTGTGAAGTACTCGTTCAGCAATTTCTCTTTCAAG AATTTATCACAACTGGCTTCCATCAATTACGATTTGGTTGTGAAGAGCAGTCAAAATTCGCCAGATGTATCAAAACCATCCGTTCCTTGA
- the LOC101210685 gene encoding uncharacterized protein LOC101210685 isoform X2, giving the protein MSIFNFSPSCFSCFSPPPPPRRRSSHFPVTTHSSPNPITGPLAVLWFKHDLRIHDHPALHAASSQFSSLIPLYIFDSRILSRFSDQMLEILLLALESLRHSLRDRGLDLLIKFGDAESILRELVVQVKATHVFAEEEVEHELCLLMDDVSQTLSTLIRSPDLTIWRTPFYDIKSVESLPESYDEFRKLQLPVTCPLSSPTLPCLEMELDWGTMPTFDALKEFMNSTRLNEPSDEWYSIKNTTAETMVRAKFSKRGNNENNPSSRESRTERMGNSIFSTQRGKNFMMGGTEGVLNALAAYIRYNEGTSRDDWQALHEMVRNSESRDGASFIKLFGPAIHLGIISKRKAHYEAIKYEKERNAGFLSPFGYSARSVAAAVDAVLSSEWYWLMGLKSKGRRLGSYSYRNWRWNGFLVQYTVVGCDGPATLLVHGFGAFLEHYRDNIHGIAEGGKQVWAVTMLGFGRSEKPNIVYSEEMWAEFVRDFIVEVVGRPVHLVGNSIGGYIVAIVACLWPALVKSIVLINSAGSVIPGYLYLPLKKDRQVSIAAWLGARLLLSYLRVKTKDILKNCYPTRTDRADDWLINEMLRASKDPGGLVLLESIFSFDLTVPLNYLLEGLEGRVLIIQGMKDPIYNSKSLLGMLKDHCVRVTIKELDAGHCPHDELPEEVNSILCEWIVGIEST; this is encoded by the exons atgtccatcttcaatttttcccCTTCTTGTTTTTCCTGCTTCTCTCCTCCACCTCCTCCCCGTCGTCGTTCTTCTCATTTTCCTGTCACAACTCATTCTTCTCCAAACCCCATCACCGGACCCCTCGCTGTTCTTTGGTTCAAACATGACCTTAGAATCCACGATCACCCTGCGCTCCATGCCGCCTCCTCCCAATTCTCCTCTCTTATCCCTCTTTACATCTTCGATTCCCGCATTCTTTCAC GGTTTTCTGATCAAATGCTTGagattcttcttcttgcaTTGGAATCCCTCAGGCATTCTCTCAGGGATCGGGGTTTGGATTTGTTGATCAAGTTTGGAGATGCGGAATCTATACTTCGTGAGCTTGTTGTTCAG GTTAAAGCTACCCATGTTTTTGCTGAGGAAGAAGTTGAGCATGAGTTGTGTTTGTTGATGGATGATGTATCTCAGACCTTGTCCACTTTGATTCGGAGTCCTGATCTAACAATTTGGAGGACGCCATTTTATGATATAAAG AGCGTTGAGTCTTTGCCTGAATCATACGATGAGTTTAGGAAGCTTCAACTTCCTGTAACTTGTCCACTTTCTTCTCCAACATTACCTTGCTTGGAAATGGAATTGGACTGGG GTACCATGCCCACATTTGATGCCTTGAAGGAATTTATGAATAGTACTCGATTGAATGAACCGAGTGATGAATGGTATTCAATCAAGAATACAACAGCTGAAACTATGGTTCGGGCAAAATTTTCGAAGAGAGGAAACAATGAAAACAATCCCAGTTCGAGAGAATCCAGGACAGAGAGAATGgggaattcaattttttctacaCAAAGAGGAAAGAACTTCATGATGGGAGGTACAGAAGGTGTGTTGAATGCTTTAGCTGCGTACATAAGATACAACGAGGGAACGTCTCGAGATGATTGGCAAGC ATTACATGAAATGGTACGCAATTCTGAAAGTCGAGATGGAGCTTCCTTTATCAAACTCTTTGGTCCTGCCATTCATCTGGGAATAATTTCTAAAAGGAAAGCGCATTATGAGGCCATCAAgtatgaaaaggaaagaaatgcTGGGTTTCTATCTCCTTTTGGATACTCTGCACGCAGTGTTGCTGCAGCAGTTGATGCTGTTCTTTCCTCAGAG TGGTATTGGCTTATGGGTCTGAAGAGCAAAGGAAGACGATTGGGAAGTTATTCTTATCGGAATTGGAGATGGAATGGCTTTCTTGTTCAG TATACAGTTGTTGGATGTGACGGCCCTGCCACTCTTTTGGTCCATGGTTTTGGTGCTTTTTTGGAACATTACCGAGACAATATACATGGCATTGCTGAAGGTGGAAAGCAAGTTTGGGCTGTAACAATGTTGGGATTTGGGAGGTCAGAAAAGCCAAACATAGTGTATAGTGAAGAAATGTGGGCTGAATTTGTTAGAGATTTTATTGTTGAAGTTGTGGGAAGACCAGTGCATCTTGTTGGAAATTCAATTGGTG GTTATATTGTTGCCATTGTCGCTTGTCTTTGGCCCGCTTTGGTCAAATCCATTGTCCTCATCAATAGTGCTGGCAGTGTAATTCCAGGATATCTTTATTTGCCATTGAAAAAg GATAGACAGGTTTCTATTGCTGCATGGTTGGGCGCTCGACTCCTTCTATCTTATTTAAGAGTGAAAACCAAGGACATACTGAAGAATTGCTATCCTACT AGAACGGATAGAGCTGACGATTGGCTTATCAATGAGATGCTAAGAGCT TCCAAGGATCCTGGTGGCCTGGTGCTTCTAGAAAGTATTTTCAGCTTTGATCTTACGGTTCCACTGAATTATCTGTTGGAAGGATTGGAGGGAAGGGTTCTTATTATCCAG GGAATGAAAGATCCTATCTACAACTCCAAGTCTCTACTGGGGATGCTTAAAGATCATTGTGTTCGGGTTACAATCAAGGAATTGGATGCTG GGCATTGCCCACATGATGAGCTACCAGAAGAAGTGAACTCTATACTGTGTGAATGGATAGTGGGAATAGAAAGTACATAG
- the LOC101210191 gene encoding protein ODORANT1, translated as MGRQPCCDKLGVKKGPWTAEEDKKLVTFILTYGHCCWRAVPKLAGLRRCGKSCRLRWTNYLRPDLKRGLLDETEEQLVIDLHAHLGNRWSKIAARLPGRTDNEIKNHWNTHIKKKLIKMGIDPATHQPLKKQQTESSSQGSSTDSSVAITTPLSEANSTTKEQPLSSHIWMEALEDESWWNFPTWGSEIYSDFGLYSSEDSLNRLLDYYKELGDEDFELSSLGDFNKHLVSIAEKN; from the exons ATGGGAAGGCAACCTTGTTGTGACAAACTTGGTGTCAAGAAAGGCCCATGGACTGCTGAAGAAGACAAGAAGCTTGTCACTTTCATCCTCACCTATGGCCATTGTTGTTGGAGGGCTGTTCCCAAGCTCGCCGGCCTCCGACGTTGTGGCAAAAGTTGTCGTCTTCGATGGACTAACTATCTTCGTCCTGACTTGAAACGTGGCCTCCTTGATGAAACTGAAGAACAACTCGTCATTGATCTCCATGCTCATCTTGGTAACAG gTGGTCAAAGATTGCGGCGAGATTACCAGGAAGAACCGACAACGAAATAAAGAATCACTGGAACACCCACATCAAGAAGAAGCTAATAAAGATGGGGATAGATCCAGCAACACACCAACCTCTGAAAAAGCAACAAACAGAGAGCAGCAGCCAAGGAAGCTCAACTGATTCCTCAGTAGCCATAACTACTCCATTATCAGAAGCAAATAGCACTACAAAAGAACAGCCATTAAGCAGCCATATTTGGATGGAAGCTCTTGAAGATGAATCATGGTGGAATTTCCCAACATGGGGAAGTGAAATCTACAgtgattttggattatattctTCAGAGGATAGCTTGAATCGGTTGTTGGATTACTACAAAGAGCTTGGAGATGAGGATTTTGAGTTGAGTTCTTTGGGGGACTTTAACAAACATTTGGTGAGCATTGCAGAAAAAAActga